The Deltaproteobacteria bacterium genome contains a region encoding:
- a CDS encoding GFA family protein: protein MTGTCLCGGVAYEVKGELGPIALCHCGMCRKQSGTAFATNASVERRAFRLVRGTDLVQRYQSSPGKWRCFSRRRGSERERGGAVAAPLRPARSARPGRPVRPAQRSGDGAPALARTDERINRRDAAAASAAWRRSRS from the coding sequence ATGACCGGCACCTGTCTCTGCGGAGGTGTCGCGTACGAGGTGAAGGGCGAGCTCGGCCCCATCGCCCTCTGCCACTGCGGCATGTGCCGCAAGCAGAGCGGGACGGCGTTCGCGACGAACGCGTCCGTCGAGCGTCGCGCGTTCCGGCTCGTCCGAGGCACGGACCTCGTCCAACGCTACCAGTCGTCGCCGGGGAAGTGGCGCTGCTTCTCTAGGAGGCGAGGCAGCGAGCGCGAGCGCGGGGGCGCCGTCGCAGCGCCTCTGCGGCCGGCGCGGAGCGCGCGACCGGGGCGGCCTGTGCGGCCGGCGCAGCGAAGCGGAGACGGCGCCCCCGCGCTCGCGCGCACGGACGAGCGAATCAACCGCCGGGACGCAGCCGCAGCAAGCGCTGCTTGGCGTCGATCACGTAGCTGA